The Equus caballus isolate H_3958 breed thoroughbred chromosome 28, TB-T2T, whole genome shotgun sequence region GGGCACTTATGTAACCTGTGGGCATATATAGGGCACACAGGCCTGTGGGACTTGCCCATCTGCCAGCTCTGCTCCTTAGGATGAAGGTGATTGTGGTGAGTACCCCAGACCCGGTGCAGAAGTGGCCCCGCTGACCACTTAACCGGTGGCCAGCTGTCCTTTGTGGAAAGGGGcggcagccccctgccccctcccagcttGTTCCCGCAGGCATGTTCGTCCTGGTCAAAGGGCTCCTCCTCCCTATTGTGGTCTAGCTGGGGCAAGGGTCAGCGGCCAGACTCCTGGGCTTCCTGAGGAGCCAAGTCTTGAAAAGAAGATGCCGGGTGGGGGTGCTGTGCACTCCATATAGCTCCCCCTGCACCCGTGCATCATCCTGGAAGCAGGCATCCAGCCGACatctgctttacagatgaggatgccAGGAGCAAGAGTGCCCCAGACTTGCCCAGGCCCCTGTGCCAGTGCAGGGGCCAGCGATGGGGGTGTGCTCACTTGGGAGGGGCtcaccctaaccctgaccctggACCTCCATCGGCCTGGGCTGCTGACCCATGTCTCAGAGTCTCGTGCCCCCGTGAGGATGTCCACACTCCCTCAGGGAGCTCGAATCATGGTGAAATGGGTTCAATCCCCCACCCAACCAGGGCCCAGACCCATCCCTGGTCTACCGGCCTGATGTGGATCCAGAGACAGTCAAAGACAAGAGCAGCTTCCGGAACTACACTGTGAGGACCctgcctgcccccccccccaacccgcTGCCCCCTCCAGGCTtttacacagctcctgccctttACACAGCTCCAGGCGCTGCCCTTGGGGAAGCCCCCTATTCACACCTCTGGGGCCAGGCTTGGGAGTGGGGAGGCCTTGGGCCCCCTGGGTGTGAAGGACAGGGGTTGGCCAGCCACCTGGCTGACCCTCTGGCTTGCAGTCCGGCCCGCTCCTGGACCGCGTCTTCGCCACCTACAAGCTCATGCACACGCATCAAACTGTGGATTTTGTCAGGAAGAAGGTACATGTGAACTCCTCTGCTATAACTCAAGGGTGGAGCTGCCCCCCCAACCCGCTGCCCCTCACTGCCCGGCGGATGGAGAAGGGCTGGGCCCCGGTCCGGCTGCCGCTCCTAGTCATGCTGACTTCTCCCATCCTGGTCCAGCACTCCCAGTTTGGGGGCTTCTCCTACAAAAAAATGACCGTCTTGGAGGCCGTGGACATGCTGGATCGGCTGGTGGACGAGTCGGACCCAGACGTGGACTTCCCCAACTCCTTCCATGCCTTCCAGACAGCCGAGGGCATCCGGAAGGCCCACCCTGACAAGGGTGCGCCCCCTCTCCCGGCCCCAGCTGTGTATGGGGGAGTTGTTGCCTCCAAGGGCTGCAGGGGGAGGGCAGACAGGGATCTTGGCCCCGGCCCCAGGGCCCCTTGTAGCCCACCCTGTCCTCTCCCTCCCAGACTGGTTCCACCTCGTCGGGCTCCTGCACGACCTGGGAAAGGTCCTGGTTCTAGCGGGGGAGCCCCAGGTGAGGGCATGGGAACCGGAGGTGAGGGTAGgggtggagggagctgggaggcctgggcaggggcagcctcAGCTCTGGGGTCCAGACACCCACCTGGTGGGTAGGCCATTCATCCCCACCATGGCTGCCTGTCCCTCCCCAGTGGGCAGTTGTTGGAGACACGTTCCCAGTTGGCTGCCGTCCTCAGGCCTCCGTGGTTTTCCGTGACTCCACCTTCCAGGACAACCCGGACCTCCAGGATCCTCGATACAGGTGCCCTCCCCCGCTGctggccctccccctccccaggtgctCCTGAGCCCCTCACCTTCCGTCTTCCCCTGCAGCACAGAGCTTGGCATGTACCAGCCCCACTGCGGGCTCAAGAACGTCCTCATGTCCTGGGGCCATGACGGTGAGGCCAGTCAGAGGTGGGGATGATGGGGACCTCGGCGGGGTCGATCTCTCTGGGTGCCAGGTGGTGACACCCTCTCTCCCACAGAGTACATGTACCAGATGATGAAGTTCAACAAATTCTCCCTCCCCCTGGAGGTAGGCAAGGGTGAGGGACCAAACCAAGAACCCAGCTCAGTCCACCGCAGCCCAGCCTAGCCCAgtccagctcagcccagcccagccccgtcCAGCTTAGTCCAGCCCATCCCAGCCCACCCCAGTCCAgtccagccctgcccagctcAGCCTGGAGTGTGCTGGGTGGTGTGgcttcctcctgcccccaggccttCTACATGATCAGATTCCACTCCTTCTACCCATGGCACACGGGCGGCGACTACCAGCAGCTGTGCAGCGAGCAGGACCTGGCCATGCTGCCCTGGGTGCAGGAATTCAAGTATGGCCATCCTTGTGAAGGGCTCGGGGCAGAGGGGGCCTGGAGAGGCCGGGGCTTCTACACAAGGCACTGTCCCTCCCCTGCTGCAGCAAGTTTGACCTCTACACCAAGTGCCCTGACCTGCCGGATGTGGACAAGCTGCGGCCCTACTACCAGGGGCTCATCGACAAGTACTGCCCCGGCATGCTGAGCTGGTGACCcgcctgcccaccccacccaggcCTGGCCGGGTGCCCCAGGGTGACAGCCACTGTCAGGCACAGTGACAAcccaccccagcctccctggAGGACCCCACACGCCCACTTACAGTGAGCGCTCCTCGTCCAGGGGCAATAAAGACCTGAAGCAGCTTGTGAGTCTCACCCTTACTGAGGCGCGACACGTGGTGGCAGCAGGGTACCACGGACAGGGAGGAGGCGAGTCTGTGGTCTCTTGGATATGTGTGTCCCTCTGTGCCTGCCACCATAAAcatcttgctctttctctcagCTCTGGCGTCAGAACCTGGGGTCCTTCTACTCACCCCCACATTCTCGTAGCCATCACCAAGTCCTCTGGGCTCAGtctccttaaaaaacaaaacaaagcacctGATAGCTAAAAGAATGCATACGCTACAGAAAACAACGTGGTAAAACAAATGCACAGGGTAATTACTGTGAACCCGGCCCCCGAACAGACACCTGGCGCCTGCCTCGTGCCCAAGGTGCAGGCCCATCTTGGCTCAGCCAACCACGTCCTTTTCTGTGGCGTTTCATCCCCCTGAGTGTGTGTCCCTCAGTGCTACAGCTCAGCGCTGGCTTCCCCTTATCTTCTGGcagtttatttctttgaagaaaatgaatcaTTTGTCTCACGGAATTTCCTTCTATCAGGATTTTGCAGCTTGCATCCCCATGGAATCTGTTAATCTTTTTCTCGATATTTCCTGCTATTGGTAAGTGAATTTAGAGGCGTAATCAGATCCAGATTTGGCTTGCTGGGGGCAAGAGTGCTTCGGAGGGGGTGGCATTTTCTTTATCAGGAGGCACAGGCCCTTTTGTGCTGTTGGACGCCACTGTGTTCAGGTTCGTCTAAGAATGTTCTTAACCCATTAGAAGGCAGAATGGCAATGCCGTGGCTTCCTTCCCTGATGGGACCGCTCAGTAAAGAGAGGCTTCCTGCAGTGCTATTTGGCTACTGCGTGTGGAGGAAAAGCAAGTAAATGTTCCAGTCTTTTCTCTCAATTTACCAATTTGCAAGAGATGGTTCCCTAGCGTCCTTCAAAGGTgatcaatttgtctatttttgtattAAGAATGTATAGATTTCAGCATATTTGTGCTTCAGGTCATTGAACTATTAACCTTACTGGTGCTCAGATAGTCCTATCCTCAGCTGGGCTGGAGTGGGGCTTCCAGGTGGGTTCCTGGGTCCTTCTGACATGACTGGACTGCTACACTCTCCAGTGGGTGTCTTGCTATCTGGTGTGACAACACCCAGACTGTGTTAATTTCCTGTGTCTGACAtaccaaattaccacaaacttggtggcttcaaatgacagaaatttattcttacaagttctggaagccagaagtctgaggtcaaggtCAGCAGGGTCGTGCTCCCTCCAGATGCTCTGAGCAGGatccctccttgcctcttccagcttcaggTGCTGCCAGCATCTCCTCACTTTTGGCTGCATCTCTCTgtgctctgtcttcacatggcttctcccagtgtctccctctgcctctgtcttatGGAGACACTTGTGATGTCATTTAGGGCcgactcagataatccaggatgatctcctcatctcaagatccttgacttAGTTGCATCTGCAAGATGCTTgtcccaaataaggtcacattcagaaGTTCAGggattcaggggccggccccgtggccgaagttaagttcgtgcgctccgctgcaggccgcccagtgtttcgttggttcgaatcctgggcacggacatggcaccgctcatcgagccacgctgaagcggcgtcccacatgccacaactagaggggcccacaactaagaatatacaactgtgtcctggggggctttggggagaaaaaggaaaaaaaaataaaatcttttaaaaaaacaaaggaaattcaggGATTCGATGTGGATGTCTTTGGGGGGTGATTTTTCAGCTTCCCACAGAGGCTGCCCCAGACCTGGAACTGGccttttctccaaggagctctggttaCTTTAAGTGGGAAATGGTATTTCAAATCCACATGTTGGCTGAGGACTCAGTCACATCTTCAACTTtcacctccactcccacccctgaTTGTGGCCATTAAAGGTGGTGTTGCCTACTGCCCTCCCCACCATGCTCAGGCTGTTGCACTGCCATGTCCTCCTGTCCTGCCCtggccctccctgcctgccccagcgcctgctgtgtgctggcATCAGGAGAGGAGGGCTCAGCTGTGTTTTTGAGACTTTGCCCAAGCGCTTCCCTACTCACTTGTGCTTCCTCCCAGAAAACTCCTACCTGCCCTAGGCTCCCTTGCACCATCCCTGGGCAGCCTCCCCAGGTGTGGGCAGCTGTCCTCCTTTGCCACCCCTCCCCGCCTGTGAGCTCAGGTAGGACAGGTGCAAGGCCCGAGGGAATCCCTCCTTGGAGCTGCTCTGTGAGGTGTGGGGGGCCCTggaaaggcaggcaggagggCTCTAGGACTGGACTGGACCTGGGTGAGGGAGCCATGGAGGGCGTGCCGCAGAGTGGTCGGGCCTCTCTGCCTTCCCTagagcagggaggaggcaggtctcaaaggaggctggggtggggaagagaagcATGAGCCccagtgatgcggggtcggtgagccgaggagtcgaaagaaagatttcttatactctcaagatctggcagtagtgctcttttatttagagaatagtgtggaatagcatgtggacaggacccctgggcagtcagagcttctgctgccctgagttgagggttagggctaattttataaggcatgggtatgtgacttatttttactggaaaaaagaaaagatgatgtaaaaagtcattaaatgatttcagtgcagatggggtctggttattgtgcggtcatataactttagatacgaatctgaccatatagatcggcatgtaggtgaggatgccctgggcttctctccct contains the following coding sequences:
- the MIOX gene encoding inositol oxygenase; the encoded protein is MKVIVGPDPSLVYRPDVDPETVKDKSSFRNYTSGPLLDRVFATYKLMHTHQTVDFVRKKHSQFGGFSYKKMTVLEAVDMLDRLVDESDPDVDFPNSFHAFQTAEGIRKAHPDKDWFHLVGLLHDLGKVLVLAGEPQWAVVGDTFPVGCRPQASVVFRDSTFQDNPDLQDPRYSTELGMYQPHCGLKNVLMSWGHDEYMYQMMKFNKFSLPLEAFYMIRFHSFYPWHTGGDYQQLCSEQDLAMLPWVQEFNKFDLYTKCPDLPDVDKLRPYYQGLIDKYCPGMLSW